A single region of the Triticum dicoccoides isolate Atlit2015 ecotype Zavitan chromosome 2B, WEW_v2.0, whole genome shotgun sequence genome encodes:
- the LOC119367722 gene encoding ATP synthase subunit 9, mitochondrial-like, with the protein MLEGAKSIGAGAATIALAGAAVGIGNVLSYLIHSVVRNPSLAKQSFGYAILGFALTEAIALFAPMMAFLISFIFRSHKKS; encoded by the coding sequence ATGTTAGAAGGTGCTAAATCAATAGGTGCCGGAGCTGCTACAATTGCTTTAGCCGGAGCTGCTGTCGGTATTGGAAATGTCCTCAGTTATTTGATTCATTCCGTGGTGCGAAATCCATCATTGGCTAAACAATCATTTGGTTATGCCATTTTGGGATTTGCTCTCACCGAAGCTATTGCATTATTTGCCCCAATGATGGCCTTTCTGATCTCATTCATTTTCCGATCGCATAAAAAGTCATGA